Below is a genomic region from Criblamydia sequanensis CRIB-18.
AAGTTTATAGCAAATCTTTTTCCGGGGCATTCTATGGAAACTGGCCTAGGCCTATCTAAAGCAGCTTCAACTTGTTCAAGAAATTTTTCAGGGTCGATTTCTTCGCCAAATCCTTTTGCAATAGCAAAATCCATATTACCTGCTTCCCAAGGAAGCGCTTTATTGGCTTCGCCGTTAAATAAGGTGTAGATTTTGCTTGCGATAGCTTCATTAACAGTTGATCCGCCCGGCTTTGAAATCAAAAGGTTACCCATACGCATTAAAGCCGCAATGTATTCCCCGTCTTTTCGTCCAAGGGCATGAACTGCAACATTAGGGTTAGTGTGGCCTTCACAGGCTTTTATTGTGGATTCCTTTTTTTCTTCACCACCGCATAGAGCAATGACATGAACTTTTTCCTTGAAAGAGTTTTTGTGGTTAGCGATAGCTTTGGAGTAATCTTCAACAGCAGTCCCAACTCCTTGAGCACCCATCATAATAAGAACTACCTTATCCTCTTCTCCAATTCCAAGTTCGAGACGAATTTCATCTATTTTTTCCTGCATGTCTTTTGTTTTTTTTCCAAAAGCTTCCCGAAGTGGATAGCCTATAATCTCAAAATTTTCTTCATCGAATTGAGAACTTAGCGGTCCTGTTATTATTCTGTCAGAAAAAGGAAGACCGATGTGAAAGTCTTTCCCCGGGTTCTCTATGCCTCTAAAAAAGTGTCTTGCTTCGATGTCTGTTGTTAAAACGAACATGGGGATGCCGGCTTCTTTTGCAATTTCCCAAGTCATCCTATTTGCGATAGGAAATACACTGATAATGAGATCAGGTTTAAATTTTTCAATTTGGTCTATTAATACAGGTCTAACTTGGATAGGGGCTGCCGTAATTTCAGCGATGGGCTGAAGATAGGTTAGGACTTCAAGCATCCCGAGGTGTCCGCCCTTTTGAAAGGTATTAAACAGTTCATTGCCGCCCATTTCATCAAAAGAATGGTCAATTTTTACTTTAAAAAATTCTCCAAGTGCTTTTTTCACAGCCTCAGCTGATGCTAAGTGGCCGCCGCCGCCGCCGTTTGTCAAAACTAAAATTCGTTTTTTTTCATTTCCGAAGAAATCATACCATTTTTTAGAGGAGGGGTCCCAGGTATTTAAGGTTTGCATCTCTATAATTTCGGAGCCTAGGCTTAGAGTTGTTTCTAAGGCTTCTCCTCCAATCTGGTTTAAATTTTCACCATTTAAACTTCTTCCAATTAGGTTTGTAAAAGAAGAAGCAGCTTTTAAGACAAAATCATTAATCATATGTATTATCTTTGTGTTTTTTTATTAATTAACACACAAATTATAATAAACATCTTTAAAGATTGTATTAATATTTTATTTTATTTAAAATAATTATTATTAAATAAATTAATTGGAATAGTGTTACAAAATTGGGAAGAAAAGGGGGAGTTGAATGCCCGGGGTAGAAGCCTTGACCCCCGGAGCAAATGAGTAAAAAATTATTCCGAAAGCAACTGTTCGGCTATTTCCTTAGCTAATTTTCCATCTACAGTATTATTGATCTTCATGATGCTTTTCATAACAAAGCCAAGATCTTTTTTTGTCTTAGCTTCCGAATCAATAATCGCCTGTTCGACAATTTTTCGAGTTTCCTCGGGAGAGGGGGTTTTGGGTAAAAATTCCTGAACGATTTCGATCTCGCTTTTTAAGCGTTCGACAGCTTCTCTACGATTAGCAGAGTCTGATAGTTCCATAGCTTCTTTTAAACTGCCCAAATAAGTTTTAAAAAGTTTTATCACTTCGCTATCCGGAAGATTGCCCCTAGCATCGACAGTTAATATTTTAGACTTCAGCATGCGTAAAGTGTCGAGCCTTAATTGATCACGGTCTTTCATGGCTTGTTTGATATCTTCATTGATTTTTTCTATGAGTGTCATGAGCGTTCCTTTTATTAGTTTTTTTAAGGTTTATGTTCAAATGCCTTCAACAGCTTAAATAGCCTTATCATTTTTTCCCTAACCCAAAGTTTAGATTCTAAAAAAATTTCAGTAACAAAAAAAGATGGTTTGAATAACTAATTTATTTGATTCTTTAATGATTCTTAATGAATTTATTTTAAAATAAAAAGATAATTTAACAAAAATTAGAGATTTATATGCTGGATAATTCACTCGTCAATCCCTCTTTAACTTCTGAAAAATACACCAAAAAATTTAACTATTATGCGACGGCCCTTTGTAGTTATAAAGGAAATGATATAAGAATTTTTAAGTTTGATTCTGAGGATTCTATAGACCTAAATGGCAAAGTGGTAATTCAGATAGAGAAAATTACATTAAATAAGGCGCTTGAGAAGCTTAAAAAGAATTATGAAAAACTTTCTGAAGAGAAAAAGAGATCCTCGGAGGTAGCTGATAAAGTTAATAGAGTCCTTGAAAATAGCTACCTTAGAGGGGATAAGAGGCTTTCCTTCTTTGAACCTATTTTTAATCTTAAAGCTGAAGACTCTCTTCTTTTGAAACAACTCTTGGAAAATTTAAAGCTTAAAGAAGAAGAAACTTCTTTTTCAAAAGACGGTTTAAATTTTAGCAGCTATATCTTAAAGAACTCTCTAGTTTTAAAAATGATAGACTCTGATAAAACCGAAATCTGCTTCAAATTATATCCAAAAGCTAATGGCAAAGTTGAAATTATAGCCAAAGGTGAGCAAAAGAAAGTTTTAATCAAAAAATTAAAAATAGAGGGAATTTATGATGAGCTTGTGCCGGCAATTAAACAAGCGATGAAATCCGGTGTGATTGACGCCATGAATAACTCTTTGTGCGTTAGACTCGGGTTCACAAAAAATGAAATCCTTATGGATAAATCAGGGATTGAAATAGAGGTTCAGCCAAAATCTGAAATTCTGTCTTTTGCGCTAAGAAGAAATGAAAAAGAAACTTCTTTTACATTGATAAGAAGCGATAATGCAGTCTTCTTAAAAAAAGAACCGGAAGGTAAAATAATTTACCAAACTTTTTTTGAAAAGCTCACGCTTGAAAATATCCTTAAAAGGATGACTCAAGAATTTGATTGGAGTGAAGAGGCTCTTAAGGGAGAAAAAGAAGATGAGCATGAAAAAATCGCTTCCGATAAATTATTTTCTCTTATGGGAATTAGAAAAAACTCATTTGTTTCCTATGTCGATGGCATTAAAATAGGATTTTTTAAATTAGACGAAACTATAATTGCAATTAATGCCGAGTCTAAATTTGGAAAGCAGGGTCCATTTTTTGTATTGACTTTTGCTAAAGGAAGATTAGATCTATTTGATGTTACTACAAGAAGCCTCGTTTACAGGACTTCCCTTCAAGATTTTGATTTAGAGAAATTAAAACAAGTAGTCGCTTGCAACTCAAACATTGTCGATTCAAAAGACCTATTTGAATCCTCTGTTCTCAGGATGCTCGGTTCTATGGAGATAACTAAGAAAAAGCTTATAAAAAAGACGGTAGAACTAAGCATAGACCCGAAATCACGAGTGGGCGACTATAAAAAAGAGGGATATAGAAAAATTTATGCTCTCTTAGATGCCTATAAAGTAAGAGATAAAATCAAATTAGATGAATCGATGACGGTAGGGGAACTTTTAACAAAAATTAAAAAACTTAAAAAAAACGGTCTAACGGACTCTGTCGGTTTTAAAGCGATGAAATTGGTATTGGATGAATCCCTTTTAGCCAATGAAGCTCTATCCTTAGATGATAAGTCTCTTTTAGAAAAACTGATACAAAGAAACAAAGAACAGAGAAAAATCCAAAAAAAACAAGAGACTTTATTCGAAAATTGGGAAAAATATAAATCGACTTCCGATATCAAAGATAAGAAACATTTCCAGAAAAATAAATCTAGCCTTACTGAAAAAGTATTAGAAGAAGTACTTCGCCATGAAAATGAAGAGGTCGGAGTTCTTATTTCGACCGGATGGAAAGGTCATCATGTGAATGTTGAATGCCTTTATGAAAATGGCACCTATAAAATTATTATTGCAAATGCGGGGGATGGTTCTGAAACAAATAGACAAGTTTATGAAGCAAAAGGCCGTCATAAAACCCCTAGGTTAAATAAGAAAAAAGGAATTACCGTAAAAATCTTTGAAACAAAAGACAGGGAAATTTTTAGAAAAACATTAGGCAATGTTTTGGCCTTCGAAGGGGTTTGTTCTAAGAAGAAGGTTGAAACTAAATTTGATGCTCTCTTTGATGGTTTAACTCTTGTGGAAGATTATTCCATCCCTCCAAGGCCATGGCAGACGACATCAAACTGTGTGGTTCGAAATCAACAAGAGTCTATATTTTATATTTGCCAAAGAAATGATAGGGTGTCTCTTGCAAACCAACTCCAAAAAAATTTAGAAAAGAATCTAATCAATAGAGCGGCCTTAGTGGAATCTGAGTACCCTTCTTTGAAAGATGGGTTGGAAGCGCATAAAAAAATTCAGATTGAGCCTTTACGAAAAGGCTCTTGCACTATGGTTTTAAAGGACCATAGAAAAGATACGGTGCATTACATCCCCCTTGGAAATGGCATCAAAATGGTTCTTGGAAGAAAAGGGGATATGCGTGTTTCGGATTATAAAAAATCAATTTCAAAAAGGCATGCTGTTTTAGAAGAGAAAAAAGGAAAGTTTCTTCTCTCTCTTCATCCGAAGAGCCATTCGGAAGCAAGAGTTTATATTCACAGAAATGACAAAAAAATAAGTCTCAAAAAAGAGAGCAAGGTTAAAAAGATACCTCTTAACAAAGGGGATATTCTTTACTTTAACCATAAAGCTCAATTTTTGATAGTTTAACCGATTGATGCAGAGTTATTTTGAGACGGCATTCATGATAGCCAAAAGATCTTTATCGCTCGATATTTCTTCGACACTTGGCTTAAAGCGATAACACCAATTCGGATAGGAAAAATCGGCAGGGTTATTAATCCGCTCTTTGGAAGGGTCTTTTTTTGAAAGATGAGGAACAAAAGAAAGATATTCTTGCAAAAGATTGATGTGAAAAAGACTGGAACTTTTGTGGCTTGCTTCTAAAATTTGAAAAAGCAGATTTTCTGAGCTTTCGCTTAAGTCAAGATGTTCATCATGGCAGTATCTTTTAAAGTCATGAGGATGTGCTATTGCCCAGCCTTTCAAAGTCTCTGTGTCATGAGTCGACACCGTCGTCATGCTGATTTTAGAAAAAGAATTCAAGGGATGAAACTTTCCATGCAAGCCTTCTCTTTCCCATCTTAAAACCTTTGTCCCGGGTATTCCAAGATTTAAAAGAGCTGCCCTAACGCTATCCGGAACAACTCCTAGGTCCTCAGCTATGGGAAAAAGAGGCGATGCTTTTAAAAACTCAGATAAAATTTTTGTCCCCGTCGGAATCCAAAGCGATTCATCAGAAGGCAAGAAAACACCTTTTGTTGCCGGATCGCCTTTATTAATGGCCCAAATGCGAAATAATCCGACCAAATGGTCTAAACGATATATATGATAAAACTCGCTTGCGATTTTAAGTCTTTTTTTCCAAAAATCTAAAACTTTTTCAAATTTGTGTTCCCAATCATAAACAGGAAAGCCCCAGTATTGACCTTCTTCTGAAAATTGATCCGGAGGCGCTCCTGCGACTTTTCCTTTAATAAAGAGATCTTCATTTTCAAGGACATCGGCACTATCAGAGGAGAGAAGAATCGGGATATCCCCCTTGAGAAAGATTTGATTTTCTTCGGCGTATTCCTTCACTTGTTTTAATTGCTTAAAAGAAAGGAATTGCAAAAACGAAAAGAAATCCATTTCCTTTTGAAGGTTATTTTTATTTTTTTTAATTAAGAGCCATTTCTCGCGTTCAAAAACACCCAAATGCTCTCTTGCAGCTCTATATAAAGCGTAAGATTCAAGCCATGAAGAATGGTTTTGAGTGAATTTAAGGTATTCGGGCGAATTTGAAAGGGATGGAAAACATTTATCGAAGTATTCTTTTAAAAATTGAGTTTTTAGTTTTGCAACCTTTTCATAATCAATTATTTCTTTTTGCCAACCCGGTGGAAAGATCGGGTAGGGAGGATGCAAGTTTTTTAAAGGAAGGTCATGCAAGGATAAATGAATGGGGTTTAAGCCATTGGCAGTTAAAGCGCTGTAAGGGCTAGGAAGGCCTCCTGTATCGTTAAGTGGAAGCAACTGAATGACATCAAATTTTGTTCCTTTTAACCAATCGATAAGAGGGATTAAGTCTAGAAACTCGCCGATGCCTGAGCTTTTCTTGCTATGGAGAGAAAAAAGAGGAAGGACTATTCCATGGTGGGGACGAAAGCCGACTTTTTGCCATTGCTTTTTTGAAGGCAAGTTAGAAATTGGATCTGAGACCATTTCCTTTAACTCTTTAAAGTTCAAAACTTTTAAAATTTGTGTTCTATCGTGTTTAAATTAAACTTTATTCTAAAAAAACTTTTGAGTTGAATTAAAAAAGTATAAATATTTATTTATTTAAAAATAAGCTATTTATACACAAAAAACCTTACTCATGGTGCTAAGTTATGTCTAACGAAAAGAGTAGAAGCATTGCTTATTTCTCTATGGAAATTGCTCTAGAATCAGCTATGCCTACTTATAGCGGCGGTTTAGGCGCCCTTGCAGGGGATACAATACGTTCTGCAGCAGATCTTAGAGTACCTATGGTTGGGGTTAGCCTTCTTTATAGAAAAGGGTATTTCTTTCAGATCTTTGATGAAGAGGGCAATCAATCGGAAAAGCCTGCAGAATGGGTGATTGAGAATTTTCTTATTAAAACCCCGGGCAGGGTCACCCTTAATTTAGAAGGGCGAGAGGTTATAATTGAAGCCTGGAGGTATGATGTCCTCTCAGCGCATGGTTTTGTGATTCCGGTATATTTTCTTGATACCGATGTAGAGGGTAATGATGAAGAAGATCGAGTCCTTACCCATAAGCTTTATGGTGGAGATGCAAGGTATAGATTATGCCAGGAAGCCATTCTCGGCATGGGCGGGGTCCGTATGCTCCGTAATTTGGGCTACAACAATCTTCATACTTTTCATATGAATGAGGGCCATGCAAGCTTATTAACTGTCGAGTTATTGGAAGAATCCGCAAGACAAGAGGGAAGGTCTGAAGTTGATCAAGCAGACATTGACAAAGTAAGAAGAATGTGTGTTTTTACAACCCATACGCCTGTCCCAGCAGGCCATGATCAGTTTCCCTTAGAGCTTGTAAAAGAAGTCTTAGGCCAGCGCGAAATCTTCGAGCTAAAAAACGTCTTTTGCCATGAGAGCATGCTCAATATGACCTATTTAGCCTTGAATTTAAGCGATTATGTCAATGGTGTGGCGAAAAGGCATGGTGAAATTTCAAGGTTAATGTTCGGCGGCTATGCGATCGAGGCCATCACAAATGGCGTCTACGCACCTTTTTGGGTATCTCCTCCTTTTCAGGAGCTTTTCGATCGTTATATCCCAAATTGGAGGGATGATAATTTTGCTTTTCGCTATGCCTTAAGCATTCCTTTAGAAGATGTTTGGCGCGCCCACTTAGAAGCGAAAAAATTGCTTGTCGATTATATCGCTCGGAAAACAAACATTGCTTTAGATATGCATGCTTTCACGATTGGCTTTGCAAGACGGGCGGCAGCTTATAAAAGAGGTGATCTTCTTTTTTATGATATCGAACGATTAAAAAAAATTGCTAGATACCATGGCAAAATTCAGATTATTTATGCCGGCAAAGCGCACCCAAATGATAAGGAAGGAAAAGAGCTCATCAGGCGCATATTTAAAGCAATGGATGAGCTGAAAGAAGACATTAAGGTCGTTTATCTCGATAATTATGACTTAAAATTGGCAAGACTATTAACGGCCGGATCTGATATTTGGCTAAATACGCCGAGAGCTCCGATGGAAGCCTCGGGAACAAGCGGCATGAAAGCTGCCTTAAATGGGGTTCCCTCGCTAAGCATTTTAGATGGCTGGTGGATAGAAGGGTGCATAGAAAATATCACCGGATGGGCGATCGGAAAGGCTCCGAACGGAGATGATTTTGATTTTGAACAAAATGGCAATTCAGAAGATCAAGAGGACGCGATTTCTCTTTTAGATAAACTTGATAATGTTATTTTGCCCATGTATTACGGCGATAGGGAAGATTTTATTCATGTTATGCTAAATGCTATCGCCTTGAACGGCTCTTTTTTTAATACGCAGAGAATGGTTCAACAATATGTTCTTAATGCCTATTACAGGTATCGAGCCCTTGCTGACTGATCCACATTTTTGAAGCCTTCATTTCTAAGTCTGCAAGATAAGCATTCTTCGCAGCTTAAGCCCTCTTGGCTTGGTGAATAGCAGCTGAAAGATAGTTCTATGGGTGCTTTCAGTTTTTTTCCAAGCTGAATGATCTCGCTTTTATCCAGATGAACCAATGGCGTGCAAAGCTTTATCGGTTTTCCGAGATTGGCATTTTTTGAACCTATATCTAAAACCTTTTGAAAGGCCGAAATAAATTCGGGGCGGCAATCGGGGTAAGCATTGTAGTCCAATTTGTTGGCGCCATAGTGAATCTCATTTGCGTCTATGGTTTCTGCAAAACCCATGGCAAAAGCAAAAAACAGGGTATTTCTTGCAGGGACATAAGTCGTCGGAATATCATTTACTTTTAATTCTTTTATCTCACGGCTTACCTCGCCATCTCCTATAAGACTAGACCCCCTGAAACAATCATTTGGCAGCTTTAGCGTTTTTATTGTTAAACCATAATGAGAAGCTATTTTTTGAGCCGAACTAAGTTCGACAATGTGCCTTTGGCCATAATCAAAGCTTAAGAGGAAAACTTGTTTTTTTTCTTCGAGGGCCTTGGCAAGTAAAACAGTCGAATCAAGTCCGCCGCTGAAAAGAATAATCGCTTTCATACCCCTTTAGTATCCTTTGACCAGATAAATTTATGGATTTGAAGATTAAGCCTTACCGCGATTTTATCTCTTTTTATCCAATCTATCAGCAGTTTTGAATCCAGCTCATCGTGGACAGGAGAGAATAGCGGCTGTTTTTCTCTTTCAAATAGACCGAATTTTCGACAAATATCCAAAGAATAGCGATAGTCAATTTCGTCTTTGATCACGAATTTAACTTCATCATTATTTTTTAGATGGTTGAGGTTTGAGAAAAGATTTTTGGACTCCATTCCGCTTCCGGGGCATTTGATATCAAGAATGATAGCGACTTTTTCAGGTACCCTTTGAGTGCAAAGCGAACCGCTTGTTTCAAGGGAAACTATATAACCAAGGTCTATTAACGCTTGCATTAGAGGGTAAACGTTTTCTTGAAGCAATGGCTCACCCCCTGTGATACAAACCCATTTTAAATGGTTTTCTTTCACTTGTTTTAGAATTTCTTCGAGGCTATAGGCATCTCCTCGGCCAAAAGAGTAGGGAGTATCGCACCATGTGCATCTTAAATTGCAGCTTGCGAGCCTAATAAAAGTCGTTGGAAGACCGCTAAAGCTTGTCTCTCCTTGCACGCTTCCAAAAAGTTCAATAAGTCTTAGTGTTTTTGTATTGGTTTCCATACAAGATCATTTTTTAAAAAAAGATATTGTAAATCATTCACCAATAATAGAAAAGAAATTAGAAAGAGAGAAAGCTAGAAAGTAAACAGTAAAATTGGCAAATTTTAAAAAAAGCAAAGAAATAATTTAAAGGGGTAAACAGCATGGAAAAAAAGCTGATGAGGGTTGCGGTAACCGGGGGCGCCGGTCAAATTGCCTATAGCCTTCTTTTTCGAATTGCCTCAGGGGAGCTCTTTGGTAAAGATCAGCCTATTGCTTTGCAAATTCTCGAAGTTCCGGAAGTTTTAACTCAACTTGAAGGAGTTAAGATGGAACTTGAGGACTCAGCCTTTCCTTTGCTCAAAGAAATTACAATAGGGAGCGACCCTTATACGATTTTTGAAGAGGTGGAATGGGCCATTCTGATTGGGGCAAAACCAAGAGGACCAGGAATGGAGAGAAAAGACCTTCTTTTGGAAAATGGTAAAATTTTTGTTGAACAGGGTAAAGCGTTATCAGAGTCAGCTTTAAAAGACGCTAAGGTTCTTGTAGTTGGAAACCCTTGCAATACGAATGCCCTTATCACTCTCGACAATGCGAGGAATCTAAAAAAAGAACATATTTTTGCAATGACCGCCCTTGATCAATCAAGAGCTGAAGGGTTTCTTGCAAGTAAAGCGAATGTTGGCGTCAGTGAAGTTAAGAATATGACGATTTGGGGCAACCATTCCTCAACCCAAGTCCCCGATTTTTATAATGCTAAAATTCATAGTAAAAGCGCAGCCGAAGTAATTGGCGATGAGGCGTGGTTAAAAGATGTTTTCATCCCAAAAGTGCAAAAGAGGGGAGCTGAAATTATTAAAGCTCGAGGAAAGTCCTCTGCAGCCTCGGCCGCAAATTCGATTATCAGAACGATTCAATCCATCATATATCCCTCTCATCCGGGAGATAGCTTTTCACTTTGCATTTTTAGTGAAGGCAATGAGTATGGAATTGATGAAAATTTAGTTTTTTCTTTCCCTTGCCGATCCCTTGGCGGCGGAAACATTAAAATCGTCTCTAAAATGAAAATGAATCCTTTTCTTGAAGAAAAAATTAAATTATCTGAAAAAGAGCTTATAGAAGAGCGAGAACTTGCATTTGCAAAAACCATCTAACAAAAGAGCTTGCGAGAGAGAAACGAATATGGCAGAACAACCTCAACTATCCGAAGAAGTTCTTTTTACAATTAAAAGGGAAAACTTAGACTCAGGCCTAAGAGGTTATCCTGTTGGGTATTGCACCTCATCTTCTGTGGATCCGAATAAGGGGCTTTTTTACGTCGGCAGAAAAGTGCCCGATCTTGTTCATTGGGAGCCTGAAAAAGTCATTTTTCTTCTTTATTATGGCTATGAAGGGACGG
It encodes:
- a CDS encoding GatB/YqeY domain-containing protein — encoded protein: MTLIEKINEDIKQAMKDRDQLRLDTLRMLKSKILTVDARGNLPDSEVIKLFKTYLGSLKEAMELSDSANRREAVERLKSEIEIVQEFLPKTPSPEETRKIVEQAIIDSEAKTKKDLGFVMKSIMKINNTVDGKLAKEIAEQLLSE
- a CDS encoding FHA domain-containing protein; translated protein: MLDNSLVNPSLTSEKYTKKFNYYATALCSYKGNDIRIFKFDSEDSIDLNGKVVIQIEKITLNKALEKLKKNYEKLSEEKKRSSEVADKVNRVLENSYLRGDKRLSFFEPIFNLKAEDSLLLKQLLENLKLKEEETSFSKDGLNFSSYILKNSLVLKMIDSDKTEICFKLYPKANGKVEIIAKGEQKKVLIKKLKIEGIYDELVPAIKQAMKSGVIDAMNNSLCVRLGFTKNEILMDKSGIEIEVQPKSEILSFALRRNEKETSFTLIRSDNAVFLKKEPEGKIIYQTFFEKLTLENILKRMTQEFDWSEEALKGEKEDEHEKIASDKLFSLMGIRKNSFVSYVDGIKIGFFKLDETIIAINAESKFGKQGPFFVLTFAKGRLDLFDVTTRSLVYRTSLQDFDLEKLKQVVACNSNIVDSKDLFESSVLRMLGSMEITKKKLIKKTVELSIDPKSRVGDYKKEGYRKIYALLDAYKVRDKIKLDESMTVGELLTKIKKLKKNGLTDSVGFKAMKLVLDESLLANEALSLDDKSLLEKLIQRNKEQRKIQKKQETLFENWEKYKSTSDIKDKKHFQKNKSSLTEKVLEEVLRHENEEVGVLISTGWKGHHVNVECLYENGTYKIIIANAGDGSETNRQVYEAKGRHKTPRLNKKKGITVKIFETKDREIFRKTLGNVLAFEGVCSKKKVETKFDALFDGLTLVEDYSIPPRPWQTTSNCVVRNQQESIFYICQRNDRVSLANQLQKNLEKNLINRAALVESEYPSLKDGLEAHKKIQIEPLRKGSCTMVLKDHRKDTVHYIPLGNGIKMVLGRKGDMRVSDYKKSISKRHAVLEEKKGKFLLSLHPKSHSEARVYIHRNDKKISLKKESKVKKIPLNKGDILYFNHKAQFLIV
- a CDS encoding 4-alpha-glucanotransferase is translated as MVSDPISNLPSKKQWQKVGFRPHHGIVLPLFSLHSKKSSGIGEFLDLIPLIDWLKGTKFDVIQLLPLNDTGGLPSPYSALTANGLNPIHLSLHDLPLKNLHPPYPIFPPGWQKEIIDYEKVAKLKTQFLKEYFDKCFPSLSNSPEYLKFTQNHSSWLESYALYRAAREHLGVFEREKWLLIKKNKNNLQKEMDFFSFLQFLSFKQLKQVKEYAEENQIFLKGDIPILLSSDSADVLENEDLFIKGKVAGAPPDQFSEEGQYWGFPVYDWEHKFEKVLDFWKKRLKIASEFYHIYRLDHLVGLFRIWAINKGDPATKGVFLPSDESLWIPTGTKILSEFLKASPLFPIAEDLGVVPDSVRAALLNLGIPGTKVLRWEREGLHGKFHPLNSFSKISMTTVSTHDTETLKGWAIAHPHDFKRYCHDEHLDLSESSENLLFQILEASHKSSSLFHINLLQEYLSFVPHLSKKDPSKERINNPADFSYPNWCYRFKPSVEEISSDKDLLAIMNAVSK
- the glgP gene encoding alpha-glucan family phosphorylase codes for the protein MSNEKSRSIAYFSMEIALESAMPTYSGGLGALAGDTIRSAADLRVPMVGVSLLYRKGYFFQIFDEEGNQSEKPAEWVIENFLIKTPGRVTLNLEGREVIIEAWRYDVLSAHGFVIPVYFLDTDVEGNDEEDRVLTHKLYGGDARYRLCQEAILGMGGVRMLRNLGYNNLHTFHMNEGHASLLTVELLEESARQEGRSEVDQADIDKVRRMCVFTTHTPVPAGHDQFPLELVKEVLGQREIFELKNVFCHESMLNMTYLALNLSDYVNGVAKRHGEISRLMFGGYAIEAITNGVYAPFWVSPPFQELFDRYIPNWRDDNFAFRYALSIPLEDVWRAHLEAKKLLVDYIARKTNIALDMHAFTIGFARRAAAYKRGDLLFYDIERLKKIARYHGKIQIIYAGKAHPNDKEGKELIRRIFKAMDELKEDIKVVYLDNYDLKLARLLTAGSDIWLNTPRAPMEASGTSGMKAALNGVPSLSILDGWWIEGCIENITGWAIGKAPNGDDFDFEQNGNSEDQEDAISLLDKLDNVILPMYYGDREDFIHVMLNAIALNGSFFNTQRMVQQYVLNAYYRYRALAD
- the queC gene encoding 7-cyano-7-deazaguanine synthase QueC, which encodes MKAIILFSGGLDSTVLLAKALEEKKQVFLLSFDYGQRHIVELSSAQKIASHYGLTIKTLKLPNDCFRGSSLIGDGEVSREIKELKVNDIPTTYVPARNTLFFAFAMGFAETIDANEIHYGANKLDYNAYPDCRPEFISAFQKVLDIGSKNANLGKPIKLCTPLVHLDKSEIIQLGKKLKAPIELSFSCYSPSQEGLSCEECLSCRLRNEGFKNVDQSARARYL
- a CDS encoding radical SAM protein; its protein translation is METNTKTLRLIELFGSVQGETSFSGLPTTFIRLASCNLRCTWCDTPYSFGRGDAYSLEEILKQVKENHLKWVCITGGEPLLQENVYPLMQALIDLGYIVSLETSGSLCTQRVPEKVAIILDIKCPGSGMESKNLFSNLNHLKNNDEVKFVIKDEIDYRYSLDICRKFGLFEREKQPLFSPVHDELDSKLLIDWIKRDKIAVRLNLQIHKFIWSKDTKGV
- a CDS encoding malate dehydrogenase, with translation MEKKLMRVAVTGGAGQIAYSLLFRIASGELFGKDQPIALQILEVPEVLTQLEGVKMELEDSAFPLLKEITIGSDPYTIFEEVEWAILIGAKPRGPGMERKDLLLENGKIFVEQGKALSESALKDAKVLVVGNPCNTNALITLDNARNLKKEHIFAMTALDQSRAEGFLASKANVGVSEVKNMTIWGNHSSTQVPDFYNAKIHSKSAAEVIGDEAWLKDVFIPKVQKRGAEIIKARGKSSAASAANSIIRTIQSIIYPSHPGDSFSLCIFSEGNEYGIDENLVFSFPCRSLGGGNIKIVSKMKMNPFLEEKIKLSEKELIEERELAFAKTI